GCCGGTTCTTAAATGCCGGGGAAGTTACCAACAAAGGCGTGGAGTTAATGTTAACCGGTACCCCGGTACAATTAGGGAATGGTTTCCAGTGGGATATTTCGGTAAACTATGCCCGCAACCGCAGCAAAGTAGTAGAGCTCGCTGAAGGTTTAACCACTTACACCCTGTATACCACCCGCGGACTTTCTACCGAAGCCCGGGTTGGTCAGCCTTACGGTACTTTCTACGGCACCGCGTTTTTACGCTCTCCCGATGGCCAAATTGTGTACGACAAAGAACGGGGTACGCCCTTAGTAGCACCGGGTCAGAAAGTACTAGGTAACATTCAACCCGACTGGATTGGTGGTCTTTCTAACTCGTTTTCTTACAAAGGTATTTCTTTAAGCGCTTTGATTGACGTAAAAAAAGGCGGCGATATTTTTGACGAAGGCACCGGTACTGCCCGCTGGACCGGCCAATACGCCGAAACCGCGGTAGGTCGTGAAGAAGGCGTAATAGGTAAAGGCGTGAAAAACGTTGGTACTGCTGATGCGCCGGTTTACGTGCCCAACGATGTAATCGCCGATGCCAAGTTATTCTATAGCTACAACAACCCGCGTACTTACCACGAATCCGCGATTTTTGATGCCAGCTACGTGAAGTTACGCGAAGTAAGCTTAGGTTACCAACTGCCCACTTTCCTGACCAAAGCCATTCGTGCGCAATCTGCCCGTATCTCGTTTGTGGGTCGCAACATGGCTATCCTTTTCAAAAATACCCCGCACATCGATCCAGAAGTTGACTCTCAGGGTGGTAACGCGCAAGGCTTTACTTACGGCCAGTTACCTAACAGCCGCAGCTTCGGGATGAGCCTCGACGTGAAATTCTAATAGAGCTTTTATAAGGCCAGGAAAAGAAAAGTCCCCCTTGGGAGGGGGTAGGGGGAGGATAGAAACAGGGTACTTCCTGTTCTGTAAAAGTTAAGTCACTTATTTATTTCAAAAAAGATCTTATTGATATGAAAATATATTCCAAAATTAAAATAGCCACTTACGTGATAGCCGGAGCTTTTGTGGCGAGTGCCTGTACTAAAGACTTCGAATCCATGAACGTTAGTCCCAACAAACCCTCGGCGGTAAGTTCGGCGGTATTGCTGCCCAACGGCATTGAGTCGAGCGTGGACCGTTACTGGGGACACCGGGCCCGTTTTGAACGCATTAACCTGGATGGCGGCATGTTGTGGGTGCAGTACCTGGCCCGTAATATTTACTCCGACGAAGGCGATAACTATAACATGAGCCCCGCTTATTACACCAATAACTGGAAGGGCTTTTACAACGACGCGCTGCAAAACTTTCAACGGATTATTATTCAGTCTGGCCCGGAAGGCACCGCACCTAATGCCAACTACGAAGGCGCTGCCTTGGTGATGCGTTCCTGGGTGTTTTCTTTACTAACCGATATTTACGGCGCTATTCCGTACACCGAAGCCCTGCAAGGTACCGCCGAAACACCCATTTACACGCCCAAATACGATTCGCAGGAAGCGGTATACGCCGGTTTACTGGAAGATTTAAAAATCGCCAACGAAAAGTTAACTATCGGTGGTCCGGCTATTTCGGGCGATATTATGTTCGGGGGTAAAATTGACATGTGGAAAAAATTTGCCAATTCCCTGCGCTTAAAACTAGCCAACCGGCAAGCCGCTAAAAAACCAACCGAATCGCGGGCAATTATGGCCGAAATTTTAAGCGATCCGACTAAATACCCGATTTTTACTAGCAACACTGATTTTGCAGTACTTAAAAATGCTAACGGTTTACCCAGCAACAACGAATGGAACCAGGTAATGATTCAGGAAAGCCGCACAGACTGGAACCTGAGCAAAACCTTGGTAGATAAACTGCAAGCCCTGAACGATCCGCGCTTGGCGGTTTACGGCCAGCCGGTAAACAACCAATACATTGGCATCCCGAACGGTTTGCCCGATGCGATTGCGACCACGTACCTGGCTACCAGTGCTAAAATTGGTACTTACTTTTTGCAAACAACTACCCCCAGCGTAATCATGAGTTACTCCGAGTTACTCTTTACCCTGGCCGAAGCTGCCGTTGATGGCGATATAGCCGGCGATGCCCAAATGTATTACGAACAAGCCATTGCGGCGTCGTTTGGTCAATACGGTTTAACCATGCCGGCTGATTACCTGACCACCGCCGGACCTGCTACGAAAGAAAACATTCTGACTCAAAAGTGGATTGCCTTGTTTGGTCAGGGCATTGAGGCCTGGACCGAATACCGCCGCACCGGTTATCCGGTTCTGCCTACCCCCGATACCCGGGCCATATTCCTGAACGATGGCGTATTACCTACCCGTTTGCAGTATCCATCTACCGAGTACTCGCTAAACAAATCGCAGTTAGATGCCGGCATTTCTTTAAACGGCGGTGCCGACGACAAAAAAACTAAAATGTGGTGGGCAGAATAGTGCTCAGTGTGAAAAAATTTAAAAATCTAAATTCTAAGCGTATCAATCATGAAAATAAAGCATCTAAATAAATTTTATACCCTGCTTTTTGCCTTAAGCTTTTTCTTAATGAGCTGCGAAAAAGAAGACGAACTGGTAGTAGACCGTGTGGTGTCTCCGGTTTTAGTTACCGTATCTGGTTCCAGCTTTTTGGCTACCGAGCCGGTAAAAGTAACCACGGGTATTTACGAACTGGATAAAAGCGGTATTCTGGATAACAAAGTAGGTATTGATACCATTCCGGTAACTGGTTTAGCTGTGAAGGTAATGCTGAATAACGCTGCCATCACCGAATTAACCACCGACGCAGCGGGCCAGGTAAGTATGGAAAAAACCTGGGCCGAACTGGGATTGGCTGCTCCTACCCCGGGTAAATTTCTGGTATTGGAATGGTCGGGTTCGCACAAAGGACAAGCTTTTACGAAAACGAGCCGGGTAGTAGTAAAATAAATTCCGAAACCGCTACCGCATATGCATAGAAGAGATTTTCTTTTAAAATCCGGCGCATTGGGGCTGGCCCTTGCCATGGGGGCTAGTTCCTGTGCACCAGGTAATAGTATTTACCGCGGTAGCGCAGCTAATGCGGGCTCCCGGCGCTTACCCCGGGTTAAAATTTCCCTGGATCGGGTGGTAAAAGAAACCGTGGGTCTGCGGCCTTACCGTCTTTTGGGCCCACGGTTAGACGTAGAGATGCTCGGTAATAAAACCATTGTGCACAATTACGGGCACGGCGGCAGTGGCTTCTCGCTGTCGTGGGGAACCGGCCAGATTGCCGCCAACAACGCTGCTGCTACTGGTAAAAAAGAAATTGCAGTAATTGGCTGCGGCATTGTGGGTTTAACAACTGCCCGTTTGCTGCAGGAAAGAGGAAAAACCGTAACCATTTACGCTAAGGAGCTGTGGCCCAAAATTACGTCCAGCATGGCTACCGGCACCTGGTCGCCGGCTCATTTGCTCTGCGAAGACGAACACATTACTCCGACGTTTAAAGCTACCTGGGAGCAAGCCTGCGCTTATTCGTTCCGGACGTACCAGAACCTGCTGGGTTTAGGCGATATCGTTACCTGGATCGATCATTTTATTATTGGTGGCCGCACGCACAAAGAAGAGCCCAAGTTGCACATCAAAGGCCAATTGCCGGAACCAGTAGAATTAACCCGTCGGCAGCACCCGTTCCGGGCCCAGGAAGTGGTGAATCAACCCAATATGGTTTTTAATATTCCCTCGTACCTGCGCCTGCTCACCGATGATTTTTTAAAATTCGGCGGCAAAATTCAGATACAGGAGTTTAAAACTTTGGAAGAAGTAGATGCGCTGTGGGAAGATTGCATCGTGAACTGTACCGGTTTAGGCGCCAAAACCTTATTTAACGACCAAAACTTAATGCCTATATCCGGCCAATTGTCTTTCCTGATTCCGCAACCCGAAATTAATTACCGCTTAAGTACGCCTAATGGGTATATTATTCCTCGGAAAGATGGTTTGGTGCTGGGTGGTAATGCCATTCGCAATAACTGGAATACGACGCCTAATCCGGAACAAACAAAGATTGTAATTGCTGCATTGAATGATGCTATGATGGGAATGCGGAGCTAAAGCTTTTTTGCCATAGCTGCGGCTGTTGTTTTCAATTCCTATGATGTGGATTTACTTCCGTGACTTGCTAATCGAGCAATAGATTCTCGTTCGCATAGCTACAGCAGTTGCTTTATTGTAAAGTGGAGTTGTTTCATAGCTGTGGTATTTGTTCTTTTTGTCTTGACACAAAAAGAACCAAAAAAGTCAAGACGCTAAAAACTCGCTGAACGCTCGAACAGTTTAGCGTCATTTTTTGCACTTGGCTAAAGTTATCTGTTGCATAGTAGGCTGGTAGAATTTTAAATTTTTTAAAATTTTAAATTTTTGTCATTCAGGAGGAAACTATTTAGCTACGCAGCAAAGGATTTTCACTTAAGTAAAAGTCCTTTTTATGATACATGTAAACCTAGTCCATTGAAGCCGTTGTAGATAAAAGTCACCCTTCGGAGGGGATAGGGGAGGACCAATCCCCACGAATATTATTTAGTAAATGCTGCCTGGTAAATGTAAAAAAGCTCCCCGCCTTAGATAAGGAGGGGTTGGGGGTGGTTGATCCTCTTCTCGTTAGATAACCAGTCGCAATTATCGCAAATTCTTTTTATCTTAATGCAAATAGCAGTTAAAATAACGTTTCAAGCCGCAGAAGTATAAAATAGATAAATTTTAACCGGTAAAACAAATCACCTATAACCCAATACTTATTATGCCGAATAACTCCAATTCCAGAAGAAGCTTTGTTAAAAAAATAGGTGGTTTGGCTAGTTTGCTGACGGTTAGTCCGGCATTAGCGGCCTGGAAAAGCGAAACGGGTTTAGTGATTCCGGAAGTAGCCGCCGCCGAAGATGTAACGAAAGACGAAGATTACTGGGGTTTTATTCAGCAGGCCTACTCGGTTTCGCCGAACATTATCA
The sequence above is a segment of the Adhaeribacter swui genome. Coding sequences within it:
- a CDS encoding SusD/RagB family nutrient-binding outer membrane lipoprotein; translation: MKIYSKIKIATYVIAGAFVASACTKDFESMNVSPNKPSAVSSAVLLPNGIESSVDRYWGHRARFERINLDGGMLWVQYLARNIYSDEGDNYNMSPAYYTNNWKGFYNDALQNFQRIIIQSGPEGTAPNANYEGAALVMRSWVFSLLTDIYGAIPYTEALQGTAETPIYTPKYDSQEAVYAGLLEDLKIANEKLTIGGPAISGDIMFGGKIDMWKKFANSLRLKLANRQAAKKPTESRAIMAEILSDPTKYPIFTSNTDFAVLKNANGLPSNNEWNQVMIQESRTDWNLSKTLVDKLQALNDPRLAVYGQPVNNQYIGIPNGLPDAIATTYLATSAKIGTYFLQTTTPSVIMSYSELLFTLAEAAVDGDIAGDAQMYYEQAIAASFGQYGLTMPADYLTTAGPATKENILTQKWIALFGQGIEAWTEYRRTGYPVLPTPDTRAIFLNDGVLPTRLQYPSTEYSLNKSQLDAGISLNGGADDKKTKMWWAE
- a CDS encoding FAD-dependent oxidoreductase gives rise to the protein MHRRDFLLKSGALGLALAMGASSCAPGNSIYRGSAANAGSRRLPRVKISLDRVVKETVGLRPYRLLGPRLDVEMLGNKTIVHNYGHGGSGFSLSWGTGQIAANNAAATGKKEIAVIGCGIVGLTTARLLQERGKTVTIYAKELWPKITSSMATGTWSPAHLLCEDEHITPTFKATWEQACAYSFRTYQNLLGLGDIVTWIDHFIIGGRTHKEEPKLHIKGQLPEPVELTRRQHPFRAQEVVNQPNMVFNIPSYLRLLTDDFLKFGGKIQIQEFKTLEEVDALWEDCIVNCTGLGAKTLFNDQNLMPISGQLSFLIPQPEINYRLSTPNGYIIPRKDGLVLGGNAIRNNWNTTPNPEQTKIVIAALNDAMMGMRS